A single genomic interval of uncultured Desulfobacter sp. harbors:
- a CDS encoding rhodanese-like domain-containing protein, whose amino-acid sequence MKFFTPAKSLNTADSQTCIQNHAREDVTIPDTRQPSEYGKEHLPGAILMPLPELSDRRDELKKDKPIRYSEP is encoded by the coding sequence ATGAAGTTTTTCACCCCGGCAAAATCACTAAATACCGCCGATTCCCAAACTTGCATCCAGAATCATGCAAGGGAAGATGTTACCATTCCTGATACCAGGCAACCTTCGGAATACGGAAAGGAGCACCTTCCCGGGGCCATACTCATGCCCCTGCCGGAACTGTCCGACCGGCGGGATGAACTGAAAAAGGACAAGCCCATCCGGTATAGTGAACCATAG
- a CDS encoding rubredoxin, whose translation MAEPKDMYQCQTVNCGYIYNPDKGDRKGKIAKGTKFEDLPDDWKCPICGAGKKMFKPLG comes from the coding sequence ATGGCTGAACCCAAGGATATGTATCAATGTCAAACGGTTAACTGTGGATATATCTACAACCCGGACAAAGGCGACAGAAAAGGGAAAATTGCGAAAGGAACCAAATTTGAAGATCTGCCGGATGATTGGAAATGCCCAATATGTGGGGCAGGTAAAAAGATGTTCAAACCTTTGGGGTAA